From Coffea arabica cultivar ET-39 chromosome 2e, Coffea Arabica ET-39 HiFi, whole genome shotgun sequence, the proteins below share one genomic window:
- the LOC113729765 gene encoding arabinogalactan protein 23-like, translating into MEMKKIACAVLVAAASVSAVLAESQAPAPAPEAANSAYAALPAVGTVVGASLVSFFAYYRH; encoded by the coding sequence atggagatgaagaagatcGCTTGTGCAGTCCTTGTGGCCGCTGCCTCCGTGAGCGCAGTCTTGGCTGAGAGCCAGGCACCCGCACCTGCACCAGAAGCAGCCAACAGTGCCTATGCTGCATTGCCCGCCGTTGGAACCGTTGTCGGTGCCTCCCTCGTGTCCTTCTTTGCCTACTACAGGCACTAA
- the LOC113729764 gene encoding arabinogalactan protein 23, producing MEMKKIACAVLVAAASVSAVLAESQAPAPAPEAANSAYAALPAVGTVVGASLVSFFAYYMH from the coding sequence atggagatgaagaagatcGCTTGTGCAGTCCTTGTGGCCGCTGCCTCCGTGAGCGCAGTCTTGGCTGAGAGCCAGGCACCCGCACCTGCACCAGAAGCAGCCAACAGTGCCTATGCTGCATTGCCCGCCGTTGGAACCGTTGTCGGTGCCTCCCTCGTGTCCTTCTTTGCCTACTACATGCACTAA
- the LOC140036186 gene encoding probable carbohydrate esterase At4g34215, translating to MSNFRVIRYFYPPLIGLVPSAISGTKIINWQKGSVAYNQLVARAEAAGKSGGAIDTLVWYQGESDTVAKADADAYEGRFQQFIADLRADLFFRVGLASGIGNFTEEVRQVQLKNGVPNSRVVDAKGFPLQNDTVYLSTSAQVGLGQNLAAFPFQTQKGLNLGLGLTKLNGFGSDQRNPIKTLSIDMLKGEDA from the exons ATGTCAAATTTTCGAGTTATCAGGTATTTTTACCCACCTCTAATTGGACTTGTTCCTAGTGCAATATCTGGGACCAAAATTATCAATTGGCAGAAAGGCTCTGTGGCGTATAATCAATTGGTAGCAAGAGCTGAGGCTGCTGGAAAGAGTGGTGGGGCGATTGATACTCTTGTTTGGTACCAGGGTGAAAGTGATACAGTGGCCAAAGCAGATGCGGATGCATACGAAGGGAGGTTTCAGCAGTTCATAGCAGACCTCCGGGCCGATTTATTTTTCAGG GTGGGTTTGGCCTCAGGAATTGGAAATTTTACAGAGGAAGTGAGGCAAGTACAGCTTAAAAACGGAGTTCCTAATTCGAGAGTTGTTGATGCCAAGGGTTTTCCTTTGCAGAATGATACAGTATACCTGTCTACTAGTGCCCAAGTCGGCCTTGGACAGAATCTTGCGGCTTTCCCATTTCAG ACCCAAAAGGGTTTGAATCTGGGACTGGGTCTAACTAAATTAAATGGTTTTGGATCTGATCAAAGGAATCCAATCAAGACCTTATCCATTGACATGCTTAAAGGTGAAGATGCATAG
- the LOC140036950 gene encoding probable serine/threonine-protein kinase PBL10, with translation MTEMAEAGKSDLLELTNEQLNHYTAGFSEENFLGQTMFGMLFRGKIINVPEVGQTKEVIVKIWKNQKSLYIDGIDKCSRLKDEVRVLQQPRMRSHPNLVNLIGYSDQEEPLGVVYDLNPRDILQNLLVQDDFGWLQRIKVALGFARLLEFLTDNGAEYLVRKIDATQVMIDQDYNPLLFEFVPLSDGVVSDMSTLWKRRLRGAVLRQSSNAGSETCLDCDVYGYGVILLSLIAKRVADKERPGETSVDLWAREAYMPKKSFFSRKPQGSLVNATFENDPNFDERDGPKITDLAMRCIQWDKRPNMKEVVQCLEGLHVAKDHSEALAFNS, from the exons ATGACAGAGATGGCAGAGGCTGGGAAATCTGACCTTTTGGAACTCACAAATGAGCAATTGAATCACTATACAGCCGGATTTAGCgaagaaaattttttgggtcaaacaATGTTTGGTATGTTATTTCGAGGCAAGATCATCAATGTCCCAGAGGTAGGACAGACAAAGGAGGTGATTGTGAAGATATGGAAGAACCAAAAAAGTTTGTACATCGATGGAATTGATAAGTGCTCCAGATTGAAG GACGAAGTACGTGTATTGCAGCAGCCAAGAATGAGGAGTCATCCCAATTTGGTGAATTTGATAGGGTATAGTGACCAGGAAGAGCCTCTGGGAGTTGTTTACGACCTGAATCCGCGGGATATATTGCAAAATCTGCTGGTTCAAG ATGACTTCGGTTGGCTACAAAGAATTAAGGTTGCTCTAGGATTTGCGCGCTTGCTAGAGTTTTTGACCGACAATGGTGCAGAATATTTGGTTCGTAAGATTGATGCGACCCAAGTAATGATTGATCAG GACTATAACCCccttctatttgaatttgtaccACTGAGTGATGGTGTTGTGAGTGATATGTCAACTTTGTGGAAAAGGAGGTTAAGGGGAGCCGTTCTTAGACAATCATCTAATGCTG GTTCAGAGACATGTCTAGATTGTGATGTGTATGGATATGGTGTTATACTTCTGAGTTTAATAGCCAAAAGAGTTGCAGACAAGGAAAGGCCAGGCGAGACTTCAGTGGATCTCTGGGCACGGGAAGCTTATATGCCAAAGAAGTCATTCTTCAGTAGAAAGCCACAAGGTTCACTTGTTAATGCAACCTTTGAGAATGATCCTAATTTTGATGAGCGGGACGGACCAAAAATTACAGATCTAGCAATGCGCTGTATTCAATGGGACAAACGGCCAAACATGAAGGAAGTTGTTCAGTGTTTGGAGGGTTTACACGTTGCGAAAGATCATAGTGAGGCACTTGCTTTTAACAGTTGA